A window of Polaribacter litorisediminis contains these coding sequences:
- a CDS encoding DUF3124 domain-containing protein, with amino-acid sequence MNKFSAISLLCIFLLSCVSPDPNLDKKGKNELKALEIERTISKEEQNFHDTIYIPIYSDIYFDQQNQKVLLAATLSIRNTSYNDSLFISKIDYFNTEGKLVRSYVQNLINLPPMATVNYVIEKDDDTGGPGANFIVEINSKNKNVKPVVQAVMIGEAGNKGFSFATDGYSLKKKK; translated from the coding sequence ATGAATAAATTTTCAGCTATATCATTGTTATGCATTTTCCTTTTGTCTTGTGTAAGTCCAGACCCTAATTTGGATAAAAAAGGAAAAAATGAGTTAAAAGCCCTTGAAATTGAGCGCACAATTAGCAAAGAGGAGCAGAATTTTCACGACACTATTTATATTCCAATATATTCCGATATATATTTTGACCAACAAAATCAAAAAGTCCTTTTAGCTGCCACTCTGAGTATAAGAAATACAAGTTATAATGACTCTTTGTTTATCTCCAAAATCGACTATTTCAATACGGAAGGTAAATTGGTGAGAAGTTATGTCCAAAACTTAATCAATCTACCTCCAATGGCAACTGTTAATTATGTAATTGAAAAAGATGATGATACAGGTGGCCCAGGTGCAAATTTTATAGTTGAAATAAATTCAAAGAACAAAAATGTAAAGCCAGTAGTTCAAGCCGTTATGATTGGTGAAGCTGGTAATAAAGGGTTTTCTTTTGCCACCGATGGATACTCACTAAAGAAAAAGAAATAA